A region of the Thalassoroseus pseudoceratinae genome:
GCAAGATAACGCAAAGGCTCGGTGGGTAGACGGTGCTCACGCGGGAGAGAGGGGCGTCGACCCGGAACAACTGGACCCCGTCCATCGGGGTGTCGAAGAAACCCGGTGCGGGGAGGTGCCGCGCGATGAGGGCAGAGAGATCGGTCATGCCACAATGTATCACGCGCGACTCCCCGATTCAACAGGATTGAGGAAATCAGGCATAAACATGAGGGGATGTGGAGCATCCGTCGCAAAAAATGAGGGTATTATGCAAACACCGATGCCGATGCAGGCAGGACCACAAAGCTATCGGCACTCAAACAGAGCACCCAAAACAAGAAGTTTAAACAATGACGACCGAAAAGCAATTTGGCCCCAAGGGCTGGACCCCGGAGCGACTCGGCAACCTCAAGGGCAAGACCTACCTCATCACCGGCGCGAATTCCGGCGCGGGGTTCCAGGCGGCGCGGACGCTTCTCAGGAAGGACGCCAGGGTTGTGATGCTCAACCGCTCGGCCGAGAAATCGCAAGCGGCGATCGCGGAGCTGAAGAAGGAACTCGGCGCGGGTGCCGAGGTGAGCTTCATCCTCATGGATCTCGCGTCGCTGGCCAGCGTGCGCGAAGCCGCGGCGGTAGTACGGAAGACCGTCCCCCGGATCGATGCCTTGATCTGCAACGCCGCCATCGCGCAGGTGCCGACCCAGAAACTCACCGTGGACGGCTTTGAAAGCATGCTGGGCACGAACCATTATGGGCACTTCCTGCTCTGCGGGCTTCTTTTTCCGCGGATCGAGGAGTCAAAAGGTCGGATCGTGGTCGTCAGCAGCCTTGGCTACAACATGGGGATCAAGACCATCCAGTTCGACGACATGAACTGGGACAGGAACTACCACCAGAACAAGACCTATTCCCAGAGCAAGCTGGCGCAGATGATGTTCGCCTACGAATTGCAGGACCGGCTGGCCGCGGCGGGCAAGACCGACGTCAAGGTCTATGTCTGCCACCCCGGCTCGTCGAGGACATCGCTCATCTCGACCAGTGGCAACCTGGCGACGCGTATCATGTTCGGGCTCATGTCGTTGTCGCCCATGGTGCAATCAGCCGAGAAAGGCTCTTGGCCGGAAGTGATGTGCGCCACCGAAGAAGGACTGGAACAGCGGGCTCTTTACGGTCCCACCGGCCGCATGGAATTCGTCGGACCGGTCGGCAAGGGCACCCTGTATCCCCACGCCTATGACAAGCCCGTCATGGAACGGCTTTGGGACGTCTCCGAAAAGGCGGTCGGATTCGAATGGAAACTCTGAACCAAAACACCTGACGCCCCTGGGCGCGACGCAGAGAGAACGCGTATGTCTACAACTCACCTTATCGGGATCGTCCTGGCTGTCCTTGGCGTCCTGGCCGCCGTGTTTCCCACCTGGTTCGGCCCCCTCACGGGCGGCCCCGAGCCTCCGGTCGACGTCTTTGAGGCCGTCGAGCGCAGAGTTCGGGGAGGCATGCTGCTCGGGGTGGGTTTGAGCTTCATCGCCATACCCGCGCTTCATCGCCATACCCGCGCTTCGTCCCTGGTCGACCAGCATTCCCACTGCGCTCT
Encoded here:
- a CDS encoding SDR family oxidoreductase, whose product is MTTEKQFGPKGWTPERLGNLKGKTYLITGANSGAGFQAARTLLRKDARVVMLNRSAEKSQAAIAELKKELGAGAEVSFILMDLASLASVREAAAVVRKTVPRIDALICNAAIAQVPTQKLTVDGFESMLGTNHYGHFLLCGLLFPRIEESKGRIVVVSSLGYNMGIKTIQFDDMNWDRNYHQNKTYSQSKLAQMMFAYELQDRLAAAGKTDVKVYVCHPGSSRTSLISTSGNLATRIMFGLMSLSPMVQSAEKGSWPEVMCATEEGLEQRALYGPTGRMEFVGPVGKGTLYPHAYDKPVMERLWDVSEKAVGFEWKL